A genomic region of Exiguobacterium sp. Helios contains the following coding sequences:
- the glcT gene encoding glucose PTS transporter transcription antiterminator GlcT — translation MDKQMYHVIKVLNNNVVICSTGANQEVIILAKGIGFGRKPGDQLTDLDKLEKVYTLKDKDEQAQYKALVGHLDENFIALMNEIVSMIETRFGKRVDEHIHIGLTDHLTFTFKRLEQGMEVTNPFLAETEALYPEEYALAEEIVEFISAEMNFYLPPAETGFIALHIHSATNFKDVLEVNRHHQLVGLIASHIEQRLQIKIDRKSLDYKRLIRHLRSAIERVSNGEYLEAPEKVEKLLREEYPLCYDTAWELMSIMERQLKKAVPRGEATYLTMHLQRLVQYDLGK, via the coding sequence ATGGATAAACAAATGTACCACGTTATCAAAGTCTTGAATAATAATGTCGTCATTTGTTCGACTGGTGCCAACCAGGAAGTCATTATCCTCGCAAAAGGGATTGGCTTCGGTCGGAAGCCAGGCGATCAACTAACGGATCTTGATAAATTAGAAAAAGTGTATACGTTAAAGGATAAAGACGAACAGGCGCAGTACAAAGCACTTGTCGGACATTTGGATGAAAACTTCATCGCCTTGATGAATGAAATCGTTTCAATGATTGAAACGCGATTCGGAAAACGGGTGGATGAACATATTCACATCGGTTTGACGGATCACTTGACGTTTACATTCAAGCGACTTGAACAAGGGATGGAAGTGACGAATCCGTTTCTTGCTGAAACCGAAGCCTTGTATCCGGAAGAGTATGCTTTAGCTGAAGAAATCGTTGAATTCATCAGCGCCGAGATGAATTTTTATTTACCGCCGGCTGAAACCGGATTTATTGCCCTTCATATTCATTCGGCGACGAACTTCAAAGATGTACTCGAAGTCAACCGGCACCATCAATTGGTTGGATTAATTGCGAGTCATATCGAACAACGGTTACAGATTAAAATCGACCGGAAATCACTGGATTACAAGCGTTTAATCCGGCACTTACGATCGGCGATTGAAAGGGTTTCCAATGGGGAGTACCTAGAGGCGCCAGAAAAAGTAGAAAAGCTATTGCGCGAAGAATATCCGCTGTGCTATGATACTGCTTGGGAGCTGATGTCCATCATGGAACGTCAGTTGAAGAAAGCGGTACCGCGCGGCGAAGCGACGTATCTTACGATGCATCTGCAACGCTTAGTGCAGTACGATTTAGGTAAATGA
- a CDS encoding NAD(P)/FAD-dependent oxidoreductase: protein MHQPYDVTIIGGGPVGLFTAFYSGMRQMKTKVIESLPQLGGQLATLYPEKYIYDIAGFPKVKAQDLVDRLLEQANEFDPTYVLGETVLAYERLDDGLIRLVTNKGEHYTRTVILTAGNGSFAARPLGVADAERFEESNLHYFVNEMDRFKDRQVVLLGGGDSAVDWSLMLEPIAKSVTLVHRRDKFRAHEHTVELLHNSSVNVMTPYTLESVTGEDSIETLTFKHAETDEVIVVGADDVVCNFGFVSSLGPLKEWEVEFERNSIRVNSKMETAIPGVFACGDIATYDGRVKLIATGFGEAPIAVNQAKLLVDPSARHPQHSTSLFEKVKNH from the coding sequence ATGCACCAACCATATGATGTAACGATTATCGGCGGCGGTCCGGTCGGACTGTTCACCGCGTTTTACTCAGGCATGCGTCAAATGAAGACGAAAGTCATCGAAAGTCTGCCGCAACTCGGCGGACAACTTGCGACGCTCTATCCTGAAAAATATATATACGATATTGCCGGCTTCCCGAAAGTCAAAGCTCAGGACTTAGTCGACCGCCTGCTTGAACAAGCAAATGAATTCGATCCGACTTACGTTCTCGGCGAAACCGTCCTTGCTTATGAACGACTTGATGACGGACTGATCCGTCTCGTCACGAACAAAGGTGAACACTATACGAGAACCGTCATTCTGACAGCCGGAAACGGTTCGTTTGCTGCCCGCCCGCTCGGTGTCGCCGATGCCGAACGGTTCGAAGAAAGCAACTTACACTATTTCGTCAACGAGATGGACCGCTTTAAGGACCGTCAAGTCGTCTTGCTCGGCGGCGGCGATTCTGCCGTCGACTGGTCACTGATGCTTGAGCCGATTGCAAAATCAGTTACCCTCGTCCACCGACGTGATAAGTTCCGTGCCCATGAACATACGGTCGAATTGTTGCATAACTCGTCCGTCAATGTCATGACACCGTATACACTCGAATCGGTTACCGGTGAAGACAGCATCGAAACGTTGACATTCAAACACGCCGAGACGGATGAAGTCATCGTCGTCGGTGCCGATGATGTCGTCTGCAACTTCGGTTTCGTCTCATCACTCGGTCCGCTCAAGGAGTGGGAAGTCGAATTCGAACGGAACTCGATCCGTGTCAACTCGAAGATGGAAACAGCGATTCCCGGTGTTTTCGCCTGCGGCGATATCGCGACCTATGACGGTCGTGTCAAATTGATCGCGACCGGTTTCGGTGAAGCGCCGATTGCCGTCAACCAAGCGAAGTTGCTTGTCGATCCATCGGCACGTCATCCGCAGCACTCGACAAGTCTGTTTGAAAAAGTTAAAAATCATTAA
- a CDS encoding YuiB family protein, protein MHIIQAVIGSVLYLVMFFSIGFILNMLLRSTWIMLVLYPIIIIMMIDNQSTLDYFTSAREAIPKLGERIMGLQTADITMFVAGLAGIIIAGMSIRFLRKSGYQMF, encoded by the coding sequence ATGCATATCATTCAAGCCGTGATCGGGAGCGTTCTTTATCTCGTCATGTTCTTTAGTATCGGTTTTATCTTAAACATGTTATTACGCAGTACGTGGATCATGCTTGTCCTGTATCCGATCATCATCATCATGATGATTGATAACCAGTCGACACTGGATTATTTCACGAGTGCGCGTGAAGCGATTCCGAAACTTGGGGAACGTATCATGGGTCTGCAGACGGCAGACATCACGATGTTCGTAGCCGGTCTTGCCGGAATCATCATCGCCGGGATGTCGATTCGCTTCCTGCGTAAGAGCGGTTACCAAATGTTTTAA
- a CDS encoding NAD(P)/FAD-dependent oxidoreductase, which produces MNTPNIVILGAGYGGLITAVNLQKKLGVDQANITLINKHDYHYQTTWLHEPAAGTMSAEQARIYINDVINPSRVKLVKGIVEKVDTANNTVKLVDGGTVPYDYVVVALGGVPETFGIKGLKENALTISSLNSVRKIKEHIDYSFAEYKTTGSTNRSLLTIVVGGAGFTGIEFMGELVNRIPELCKQYDIPRELVRVVNIEAAPTVLPGFDADLVNYAHKWLERQGIEFKLGNGIKECGPGSVTFGPLQGDTTETIEANTIIWTGGVSGNPVVAASGFEAMRNRVVVAEDLRVPGHENVFMIGDCSAVMDPASNRPYPPTAQIATQQAHKVAENIAALIGGRQTSTFTYENKGTVASLGHKDGIGMVFGKKIYGRNASFMKKVIDNKHFLELKKIGLAIKKGKF; this is translated from the coding sequence ATGAACACACCAAATATTGTTATTCTCGGAGCCGGCTACGGTGGATTGATCACAGCAGTCAACCTTCAGAAAAAACTTGGCGTCGACCAAGCGAACATTACATTAATCAACAAACACGATTATCATTATCAAACAACGTGGTTACACGAACCAGCAGCAGGTACGATGTCTGCTGAACAAGCACGTATCTATATCAATGATGTCATCAATCCTTCACGCGTTAAGCTTGTTAAAGGAATCGTCGAAAAAGTCGATACAGCAAACAATACAGTGAAGCTTGTGGATGGCGGGACAGTCCCTTACGATTATGTCGTCGTGGCACTCGGTGGAGTTCCTGAAACATTCGGCATCAAAGGGTTGAAAGAGAATGCTCTAACAATCAGTTCATTGAACAGTGTCCGGAAAATCAAAGAACACATCGACTACTCATTCGCAGAGTACAAAACGACGGGTTCAACAAACCGTTCACTCTTGACGATCGTCGTCGGTGGTGCCGGGTTTACAGGAATCGAGTTCATGGGTGAGCTCGTCAACCGGATCCCTGAACTGTGCAAACAGTATGACATCCCACGCGAACTTGTTCGTGTCGTCAATATCGAAGCGGCTCCAACAGTCCTTCCTGGATTTGATGCCGATCTCGTTAACTACGCACACAAATGGCTTGAGCGCCAAGGCATCGAGTTTAAACTCGGTAACGGCATCAAGGAATGTGGACCGGGTAGCGTGACATTCGGACCACTTCAAGGTGATACGACAGAAACAATCGAAGCGAACACAATCATCTGGACAGGTGGCGTCAGCGGAAACCCTGTTGTTGCAGCATCTGGTTTCGAAGCGATGCGTAACCGTGTAGTCGTTGCAGAAGATCTCCGTGTTCCTGGACATGAAAATGTCTTCATGATTGGTGACTGTTCAGCTGTTATGGATCCGGCTTCAAACCGTCCGTACCCGCCGACAGCACAAATCGCGACACAACAGGCACACAAAGTGGCTGAAAACATTGCAGCACTCATCGGTGGACGTCAAACATCGACATTCACATATGAAAACAAAGGAACTGTCGCTTCACTTGGTCATAAAGATGGAATCGGAATGGTCTTCGGTAAGAAGATTTACGGCCGCAATGCATCATTCATGAAAAAAGTCATCGACAACAAACATTTCCTTGAGCTTAAAAAGATTGGTCTTGCCATCAAAAAAGGTAAATTCTAA